The sequence AATCGCCACTCAACATTGAATGTCGTGTTAAAGAGGTGCTGGCGCTTGGTTCGCATGACATGTTTATTGCTGATGTGGTATCCGTACAAGCCGACGAACGTTTCATCATTTCCGAAACAGGTCAGTTCGATATGAAAGCGGCCAATCTGATAGCATATTCTCATGGACATTATTACAAACTCGGTGAAGAGATAGGAAAATTCGGGTGGAGTGTGCAAAAAAAGCAGTAATGCTACAGGCTTCCGTCTAATTACCGATCTTAAACCGCAATTGCTTTGTGTAAACGCTTATGATACAGGAAACAAATTTTTATCTATCCAAGTATTACAGCAACAAGGCAATTGCGGCTTTTTTTATTGCAATAGCAGTCTGCAACCTCCTCTTCTTTCACAAGATGCTGCCTGTGCAGTGGATGGTATCGGCCACCATTGAAGCGGTCTGTTTCTTTTACTTCACACAGTCACTCTCCCGGCAATGGATTCGTTATTCTGAAAAACGTTTTGCAAAAAAACTCTTTATAACGACACTGATTTTAAGAGTTTCATGGGTTTTTGTAGCCTATTTTTTATACACTTGGCTCAACGGTGAGCCTTTTGAATTTGCTGCTGCCGACTCTCATTTTTACCAGTCTATTTCGGGAGAATTTGCAGATTTTATCAAAACCGGAAACTGGAGTGGCATTGCCAATTACCCCAAGCTGGATGCTTCTGACACCGGCTATCCTGTATGGTTAGCTATCGTACATCTGTTTTTCGGAGATTCGATACTAATGCCACGCTTAATTAATGCTGTTTTAGGTGCGTATACAGCAGTCTTGCTTTACAAATTTACAACCCGTAATTTTGGCGAAGCAGCAGGCCGTTTGACGGGCATCATGTGTATGCTTCTTCCGAACTTTTTCTTTTACGTTGGTATTCACCTGAAGGAAACATTCATGATTTTCCTGGTTGTCTCTTACGCCTACAATGCTGACAACCTGCTAAGATCCACTAAACTTACCTGGCAAAATATCGCACTCACAATTCTGGGTGCGCTGGTACTCTTTTTCTTCAGAACCGTTTTAGGAGTTATCGCCTTGTTTGCACTCTTTACTGCGTTCGTATTCTCGAAAGGACGCAACATGAAAAAATGGGGCAAAAGAATTATCATCGCTTTATGGGTATTCTTTTGCATCGGCGCCTTACTTTCCGGACGGATTATTCAGGAGATAGAAATACTATACAAATACAGCGGATCGAATCAGGCTACCGGCATGCAATACCGCTCCGTGCAAGAAGGAGGCAACTCTTTTGCACGCTATGGTTCGATGGCTGTATTCGCACCAATGATTGTCGCCATTCCTTTTCCCACTTTTACGGAGGCAAACGAAGAACAACAAAACCAGATGATGTTTTCCGGGGGATATTTCGTGAAAAACATTTTCAGTTTCTTCGTCATTGTGGCGATGATTATTCTTATTCGACGTAAAGAATGGAGGGAACACCTCTTCCTTATTTCGTTTTTCGTAGCCTACCTGTTGGCCATTGCAAAGAGTAATTTTGCCGTTTCCGAACGATTTCACCTGCCTGCCATGCCTTTCCTTCTGGCAATGGCCGCATTTGGAATGACTCGAATCGGCAAAAAAGAGAAGAAATGGTTCACTCCTTATGTATTTTTTATTGTTCTTGTCGTTATCGGATGGAATTGGTTTAAACTTGCCGGGCGAGGCCTCTCCTGACAGTAGGCAAATACAGTTAAAAATCGTAACTTTGCCGTCCGAAAAATAACAGACATGGACCACAATACATTACTATCCCGACTGGAAGGATTATCCGGTCGTTTCGAAGAAGTTTCCACACTTATTACCGACCCGGCAGTAATAGCCGACATGAAACGGTTCGTAAAACTCAACAAAGAGTATCACGATCTGGAGAAGATTGTGGCTGCCCGTAACGAATACAAACTTGCACTTGACCACCTAAATGAGGCTAAAACGCTGCTAGATACCGAATCGGATCCAGAAATGAGGGAAATGGCCAAGGCCGAAATTGATGATATTCAAAGTCGCCTGCCGCAAATGGAGGAAGAGATCAAGCTGATGCTGGTTCCAAACGATCCGCAGGACAGCAAAAATGCCATTCTCGAAATACGTGCAGGTACAGGCGGCGACGAGGCATCTATTTTTGCCGGTGACCTGTGGCGCATGTACTCCAAATATTGCGAGACTAAAGGTTGGAAAACACAGGTTACCAGTTTTAGCGAAGGAACATCCGGAGGTTACAAAGAAATTGTGATGGAAGTATCCGGCGAAAATGTCTATGGCACCCTGAAATATGAATCGGGTGTTCACCGCGTTCAGCGCGTACCGGCAACCGAAACCCAGGGTCGTGTACACACCTCGGCTGCGACTGTTGCCGTACTTCCGGAAGCAGAAGAATTTGATGTAGAGGTGAAAGAGTCGGATATCCGTGTCGATATTTTCTGCGCCTCAGGGCACGGAGGACAGTCGGTAAACACCACCTACTCCGCTATCCGCCTGGTGCACTTACCGACAGGCATCACCGTTCAGTGCCAGGACGAAAAATCACAGCTAAAAAACAAAGCCAAAGCCATGGTGGAACTCCGTAGCCGTATCTACAACATGGAGTACCAAAAATACCTTGATGAGATTGCCTCCAAACGTAAAACAATGGTTTCTACCGGTGACCGTTCGGCTAAAATACGGACATACAACTACCCGCAAAGCCGCGTTACGGATCATCGCATTGACCTGACGCTCTACAACCTGCCCACCATTATGGATGGCGAATTGCAACCCATCATCGACAAACTAATTGTGGCAGAAAACGCAGAACGGTTGAAAGAATCGGAATTGTAAAAGACAAAGGCAATACCTTTCCCATAGCAGTAGTCGTTTGGCTACTGCTTTTTTGCTTTAAAGATCTTGCGTTTGAGATTTCATAATTGAAACTCATTCTACCATTTTCACTCAAAATATTTGTTGAAAAAATCATTTGGAGGTATTGAATTGAAATCTTAACTTTGTCTGTTGCAAAAAAATATACTTGTTATTTTTACAACGCAATCCTAACTCCCCGTAAATGGGGTGTTTTTGTAATCTGATATAAAAATAAAAACTATAAGCCGGAGCAATACCTGTAATTCAGAATAGCAACTGTTTTACCACAATGGGTTAACCTCTGTATTCTACTTGTCTAAAACTTAACTTATATTCAAATGAAACGAATATGTTTCGCAGGAACATCCAGGAAGATGAGAATCCTGTAACATAAAGTTCCATACTCCCTTAAACGAAAAAATTATTACAGTATGAAATTTGTAGCCTCAAGCACAGCCCTCTTAAGCCATTTACAGGCTATCAGCCGCGTGATCAACAGCAAAAACACGTTGGCTATCCTCGATAACTTTCTATTTAAATTAGAAGGCACCACCCTGACACTAACAGCTTCAGATCTGGAAACAACCATGATCACATCAATGGAAGTTGTTGACGTTGATGGTGAAGGAAGTGTAGCGATCACAGCCAAGTTGCTGCTGGATACTTTACGCGAGTTCTCAGAACAACCCCTTACTTTCGATATTGACGATGAGAACCTGGCTCTTGTAATTTCATCTGACAACGGAACATACAACTTCATTGGCCAAAAAGGAGATGAATATCCTCGTATTCCTTCTCTGTCTGAAAGCACGAATACTTTCTCAATCGATGCTTCGGTGCTAAGCAATGGTATTCAAACCACTTTCTTTGCTACCGCCGACGATGAGCTGCGTCCCGTAATGAACGGAATTTTCTTCGATGTTACAGCAGAACACACCACCATTGTGGCAACAGACGCTCACAAGCTGGTTCGGTTCCAGACAGAATCTCCGGAAGGTTCAGCTAACTTCTCTTTTATCCTTGCAAAGAAAGCAGCCGGTTTGTTGAAAAACATTCTCCCCAAAGAGACAGGTGATGTTGTTGTGAGCTTTGACGAAAAGAATATTTGCTTTAAGTTGCAGAATTATACATTATTTGCTCGTCAAATTGAAGGTCGCTACCCGAACTACGCAGGTGTAATTCCTGTAAATAACCCAATCAGGGTAATTGCAGATCGCACTACTTTGCTTAATGCAGTAAAACGTGTTTCTGTATTCTCCAATCAGGGAACAAGTTTGGTAAAATTACACATTGCCAGCAACCAGATTAATATCTCTGCACAGGATATCGATTTTTCCATTTCAGCAGAAGAAACCATTGCATGTCAGTTTGAAGGTGATAAAAT comes from Paludibacter jiangxiensis and encodes:
- the prfA gene encoding peptide chain release factor 1, giving the protein MDHNTLLSRLEGLSGRFEEVSTLITDPAVIADMKRFVKLNKEYHDLEKIVAARNEYKLALDHLNEAKTLLDTESDPEMREMAKAEIDDIQSRLPQMEEEIKLMLVPNDPQDSKNAILEIRAGTGGDEASIFAGDLWRMYSKYCETKGWKTQVTSFSEGTSGGYKEIVMEVSGENVYGTLKYESGVHRVQRVPATETQGRVHTSAATVAVLPEAEEFDVEVKESDIRVDIFCASGHGGQSVNTTYSAIRLVHLPTGITVQCQDEKSQLKNKAKAMVELRSRIYNMEYQKYLDEIASKRKTMVSTGDRSAKIRTYNYPQSRVTDHRIDLTLYNLPTIMDGELQPIIDKLIVAENAERLKESEL
- the dnaN gene encoding DNA polymerase III subunit beta; protein product: MKFVASSTALLSHLQAISRVINSKNTLAILDNFLFKLEGTTLTLTASDLETTMITSMEVVDVDGEGSVAITAKLLLDTLREFSEQPLTFDIDDENLALVISSDNGTYNFIGQKGDEYPRIPSLSESTNTFSIDASVLSNGIQTTFFATADDELRPVMNGIFFDVTAEHTTIVATDAHKLVRFQTESPEGSANFSFILAKKAAGLLKNILPKETGDVVVSFDEKNICFKLQNYTLFARQIEGRYPNYAGVIPVNNPIRVIADRTTLLNAVKRVSVFSNQGTSLVKLHIASNQINISAQDIDFSISAEETIACQFEGDKIEIGFKSSFLIDILNNLSATEVTIELSEPSRAGLFLPFDQGENENVLMLLMPMLLNS
- a CDS encoding glycosyltransferase family 39 protein, with the translated sequence MIQETNFYLSKYYSNKAIAAFFIAIAVCNLLFFHKMLPVQWMVSATIEAVCFFYFTQSLSRQWIRYSEKRFAKKLFITTLILRVSWVFVAYFLYTWLNGEPFEFAAADSHFYQSISGEFADFIKTGNWSGIANYPKLDASDTGYPVWLAIVHLFFGDSILMPRLINAVLGAYTAVLLYKFTTRNFGEAAGRLTGIMCMLLPNFFFYVGIHLKETFMIFLVVSYAYNADNLLRSTKLTWQNIALTILGALVLFFFRTVLGVIALFALFTAFVFSKGRNMKKWGKRIIIALWVFFCIGALLSGRIIQEIEILYKYSGSNQATGMQYRSVQEGGNSFARYGSMAVFAPMIVAIPFPTFTEANEEQQNQMMFSGGYFVKNIFSFFVIVAMIILIRRKEWREHLFLISFFVAYLLAIAKSNFAVSERFHLPAMPFLLAMAAFGMTRIGKKEKKWFTPYVFFIVLVVIGWNWFKLAGRGLS